One region of Camelina sativa cultivar DH55 chromosome 6, Cs, whole genome shotgun sequence genomic DNA includes:
- the LOC104791351 gene encoding kinesin-like protein KIN-7G isoform X1, with product MGIGEDQMQGPSGREEKIFVSVRLRPLSVKERVRNDVADWECINDETVLYRSHLSISERSMYPTAYTFDRVFGPECCTREVYDQGAKEVALSVVNGVHASVFAYGQTSSGKTYTMSGITDYALADIYDYIEKHKERAFILKFSAMEIYNESVRDLLSTDISPLRLLDDPEKGTVVDKLTEEILRDWNHFKELLSICIAQRQIGETTLNEVSSRSHQILRLTVESTAREYLANDKFSTLTATVNFIDLAGSERASQSLSAGTRLKEGGHINRSLLTLGTVIRKLSKGKNGHIPFRDSKLTRILQTSLGGNARTSIICTLSPARIHVEQSRNTLLFASCAKEVTTNAQVNVVMSDKALVKHLQRELAKLESELSSPRQALVVSDTTALLKEKDLQIEKLHKEVFQLAQELERAYSRIEDLQQIIGEAPQKEILSTDSEQTNVVLGRQYPKLRVRSSWESLNITPESPLSARASIMMSPQSTEHGSDENVFQLSDFRLNSGASSPAQHLPFVTPGKFTKVRLNIRGAESKNQPHSRKRESADQSHGDEPSEVDSEDTCTKLRCVETESPCIIMYPEPNMLPDRCKAVSVLPICVPESKNLRPPTETEEEEDDERVKEISSVSIQSAEKSEPIRVSPHCVLSLTDESFPHQSSNLRRDPTDQDFVTPSPEKPLARNLERDSQTAGGLGLTRSRSCGASFVSSSFFSVSEIDANRPPDWYQNERAESNLKSYNNKRPPLAKHISRMSMPATWFEKEFNPTRRMPAALDGVNKRKSSLNGSQVSPSKSHVYARQTSGGTLLSQGEGEETIPLRDKRIIHLSMEEIEQKFLALRSSKSFKDAAVDPIQDYLTMPLDWPLEFKRLEMEIIELWHACNVSLSHRSYFFLLFRGDQKDCLYMEVELRRLKYIRETFTHNSKAIENGRTLTSMSSLRALNRERYKLSQLMQKKLTKEERENVFLRWGIGLNTKHRRLQLAHRLWSESKDMDHVRESASVVGKLMGFVDMDLASKEMFGLNFSLRPRPKKSSLWKRSVLSLSNL from the exons ATGGGTATAGGAGAAGATCAGATGCAAGGACCAAGTGGTAGGGAAgaaaagatttttgtttctgttcGTCTGAGGCCATTAAGTGTGAAAGAAAGGGTTAGGAATGATGTGGCAGACTGGGAATGCATCAATGATGAAACGGTTCTATACAGGAGCCATCTTTCTATATCCGAGCGTTCTATGTACCCCACTGCGTATACATTTG ACAGAGTGTTTGGCCCTGAGTGTTGTACCAGGGAGGTGTATGATCAAGGGGCGAAGGAAGTGGCTCTCTCTGTTGTTAATGGGGTTCATG CTAGTGTCTTTGCATATGGGCAAACAAGCAGTGGAAAGACATACACTATGAGTGGAATTACTGATTACGCCTTGGCcgatatatatgattacattgAGAAG CACAAGGAAAGAGCATTTATTCTGAAGTTCTCAGCCATGGAGATCTATAATGAGTCTGTAAGAGACCTCTTGAGTACAGATATTAGTCCACTCAGACTTCTAGATGATCCTGAG AAAGGGACCGTTGTTGATAAGCTCACGGAGGAAATTCTGCGGGACTGGAATCATTTTAAGGAGCTTTTATCAATCTGTATTG CTCAACGACAAATTGGAGAGACAACTTTAAATGAAGTTAGTTCCCGCTCTCATCAGATTCTGAGATTG ACAGTTGAAAGCACAGCACGTGAATATTTGGCGAATGATAAATTTAGTACACTCACAGCAACAGTG AATTTCATTGATCTTGCTGGAAGTGAACGTGCATCTCAATCATTATCTGCTGGCACAAGGTTGAAAGAAGGTGGTCATATAAACCGAAGTTTATTAACACTAGGGACTGTCATTCGAAAGCTAAG TAAAGGAAAAAATGGGCACATTCCATTCAGAGATTCAAAGCTGACACGCATACTTCAGACCTCCTTGGGAGGAAACGCCAGAACTTCCATAATCTGCACACTGAGTCCTGCAAGAATACATGTTGAGCAATCAAGAAACACATTGTTGTTCGCAAGCTGTGCTAAGGAGGTGACAACAAATGCACAAGTCAACGTTGTCATGTCTGATAAAGCTCTGGTTAAACATTTACAGAGAGAGTTGGCTAAATTGGAGAGTGAGTTGAGCAGCCCTCGTCAAGCTCTTGTTGTGTCTGACACAACTGCATTGCTGAAGGAGAAAGACCTCCAAATCGAAAAG CTACATAAAGAGGTATTCCAACTAGCACAAGAATTAGAGCGGGCGTATTCTCGGATTGAGGATCTTCAACAGATTATTGGAGAAGCACCACAAAAAGAGATATTATCAACAGACTCAGAACAGACAAAT GTGGTTCTGGGACGTCAGTACCCCAAGCTGCGGGTGCGTAGTTCATGGGAGTCTCTAAATATAACACCAGAAAGCCCTCTATCAGCGCGAGCATCCATTATGATGTCCCCACAATCAACCGAGCATGGTTCTGACGAGAATGTTTTCCAGCTTTCAGACTTTAGGTTAAATTCTGGTGCAAGTAGTCCAGCCCAACACCTTCCATTTGTAACTCCTGGAAAATTCACTAAAGTTCGACTTAATATTCGTGGGgcagaaagtaaaaaccaaCCGCACAGTCGCAAGAGGGAATCTGCAGATCAGTCTCATGGAGACGAACCAAGTGAGGTAGATTCTGAAGATACGTGCACGAAACTTCGATGCGTAGAAACAGAGAGTCCCTGTATCATCATGTATCCAGAGCCAAACATGCTTCCAGACCGGTGCAAGGCTGTGAGTGTTCTTCCAATATGTGTACCCGAGTCAAAGAACTTAAGACCACCAAcagaaactgaagaagaagaagatgatgaaagagTAAAGGAAATCAGTAGTGTCTCTATCCAATCAGCGGAAAAAAGTGAACCCATCAGAGTCTCTCCACACTGTGTTTTGTCACTTACTGACGAATCATTTCCTCATCAGTCTTCTAACCTCAGAAGAGACCCTACAGATCAAGATTTTGTCACTCCGTCTCCTGAAAAGCCTCTAGCTAGGAATCTTGAGAGAGATTCACAAACGGCAGGAGGCTTGGGGCTTACTAGAAGCCGAAGCTGCGGGGCAAGCTTTGTATCAAGCTCGTTCTTTTCTGTGTCTGAGATAGATGCTAACAGACCACCAGACTGGTATCAGAATGAAAGAGCTGAGAGCAACCTGAAATCGTACAACAACAAGAGGCCGCCATTGGCAAAGCATATTAGCCGGATGAGCATGCCAGCAACTTGGTTCGAGAAAGAGTTCAACCCCACCCGAAGAATGCCAGCTGCTTTAGATGGTGTTAATAAGAGAAAGTCATCACTGAATGGATCACAAGTTTCTCCCTCTAAATCTCATGTGTATGCACGCCAGACAAGTGGTGGAACTTTACTCAGCCAAGGCGAAGGTGAAGAGACTATTCCTCTGAGGGACAAGCGAATCATTCATCTATCG ATGGAGGAGATAGAGCAAAAGTTCTTGGCTCTAAGATCGTCAAAAAGTTTCAAGGACGCTGCGGTTGACCCCATACAAGATTATTTAACCATGCCATTGGACTGGCCGTTGGAGTTCAAGAGACTCGAGATGGAGATAATAGAGCTATGGCATGCTTGCAACGTTTCCTTGTCACACAGAAGTtacttcttccttctcttcagaGGAGATCAGAAAGATTGCTTGTACATGGAGGTCGAACTCCGCAGGCTAAAGTACATCAGAGAAACCTTTACCCACAATAGCAAGGCTATTGAAAATGGACGCACCCTTACATCAATGTCCAG CCTGAGGGCGTTGAACAGGGAGAGGTACAAGCTGAGTCAGCTGATGCAGAAGAAACTGacgaaagaagagagagagaacgtgTTCTTGAGATGGGGCATTGGGCTGAACACAAAGCACAGGCGTCTCCAATTGGCACATCGTCTCTGGTCAGAGAGCAAAGACATGGATCATGTCCGAGAGAGCGCCTCCGTTGTGGGAAAGCTCATGGGGTTCGTGGACATGGATTTGGCGTCCAAGGAAATGTTTGGCCTCAACTTCTCACTTAGACCCCGTCCTAAGAAATCTAGCCTTTGGAAACGCAGTGTTTTGTCGCTCTCtaatttgtaa
- the LOC104791351 gene encoding kinesin-like protein KIN-7G isoform X2, which produces MSGITDYALADIYDYIEKHKERAFILKFSAMEIYNESVRDLLSTDISPLRLLDDPEKGTVVDKLTEEILRDWNHFKELLSICIAQRQIGETTLNEVSSRSHQILRLTVESTAREYLANDKFSTLTATVNFIDLAGSERASQSLSAGTRLKEGGHINRSLLTLGTVIRKLSKGKNGHIPFRDSKLTRILQTSLGGNARTSIICTLSPARIHVEQSRNTLLFASCAKEVTTNAQVNVVMSDKALVKHLQRELAKLESELSSPRQALVVSDTTALLKEKDLQIEKLHKEVFQLAQELERAYSRIEDLQQIIGEAPQKEILSTDSEQTNVVLGRQYPKLRVRSSWESLNITPESPLSARASIMMSPQSTEHGSDENVFQLSDFRLNSGASSPAQHLPFVTPGKFTKVRLNIRGAESKNQPHSRKRESADQSHGDEPSEVDSEDTCTKLRCVETESPCIIMYPEPNMLPDRCKAVSVLPICVPESKNLRPPTETEEEEDDERVKEISSVSIQSAEKSEPIRVSPHCVLSLTDESFPHQSSNLRRDPTDQDFVTPSPEKPLARNLERDSQTAGGLGLTRSRSCGASFVSSSFFSVSEIDANRPPDWYQNERAESNLKSYNNKRPPLAKHISRMSMPATWFEKEFNPTRRMPAALDGVNKRKSSLNGSQVSPSKSHVYARQTSGGTLLSQGEGEETIPLRDKRIIHLSMEEIEQKFLALRSSKSFKDAAVDPIQDYLTMPLDWPLEFKRLEMEIIELWHACNVSLSHRSYFFLLFRGDQKDCLYMEVELRRLKYIRETFTHNSKAIENGRTLTSMSSLRALNRERYKLSQLMQKKLTKEERENVFLRWGIGLNTKHRRLQLAHRLWSESKDMDHVRESASVVGKLMGFVDMDLASKEMFGLNFSLRPRPKKSSLWKRSVLSLSNL; this is translated from the exons ATGAGTGGAATTACTGATTACGCCTTGGCcgatatatatgattacattgAGAAG CACAAGGAAAGAGCATTTATTCTGAAGTTCTCAGCCATGGAGATCTATAATGAGTCTGTAAGAGACCTCTTGAGTACAGATATTAGTCCACTCAGACTTCTAGATGATCCTGAG AAAGGGACCGTTGTTGATAAGCTCACGGAGGAAATTCTGCGGGACTGGAATCATTTTAAGGAGCTTTTATCAATCTGTATTG CTCAACGACAAATTGGAGAGACAACTTTAAATGAAGTTAGTTCCCGCTCTCATCAGATTCTGAGATTG ACAGTTGAAAGCACAGCACGTGAATATTTGGCGAATGATAAATTTAGTACACTCACAGCAACAGTG AATTTCATTGATCTTGCTGGAAGTGAACGTGCATCTCAATCATTATCTGCTGGCACAAGGTTGAAAGAAGGTGGTCATATAAACCGAAGTTTATTAACACTAGGGACTGTCATTCGAAAGCTAAG TAAAGGAAAAAATGGGCACATTCCATTCAGAGATTCAAAGCTGACACGCATACTTCAGACCTCCTTGGGAGGAAACGCCAGAACTTCCATAATCTGCACACTGAGTCCTGCAAGAATACATGTTGAGCAATCAAGAAACACATTGTTGTTCGCAAGCTGTGCTAAGGAGGTGACAACAAATGCACAAGTCAACGTTGTCATGTCTGATAAAGCTCTGGTTAAACATTTACAGAGAGAGTTGGCTAAATTGGAGAGTGAGTTGAGCAGCCCTCGTCAAGCTCTTGTTGTGTCTGACACAACTGCATTGCTGAAGGAGAAAGACCTCCAAATCGAAAAG CTACATAAAGAGGTATTCCAACTAGCACAAGAATTAGAGCGGGCGTATTCTCGGATTGAGGATCTTCAACAGATTATTGGAGAAGCACCACAAAAAGAGATATTATCAACAGACTCAGAACAGACAAAT GTGGTTCTGGGACGTCAGTACCCCAAGCTGCGGGTGCGTAGTTCATGGGAGTCTCTAAATATAACACCAGAAAGCCCTCTATCAGCGCGAGCATCCATTATGATGTCCCCACAATCAACCGAGCATGGTTCTGACGAGAATGTTTTCCAGCTTTCAGACTTTAGGTTAAATTCTGGTGCAAGTAGTCCAGCCCAACACCTTCCATTTGTAACTCCTGGAAAATTCACTAAAGTTCGACTTAATATTCGTGGGgcagaaagtaaaaaccaaCCGCACAGTCGCAAGAGGGAATCTGCAGATCAGTCTCATGGAGACGAACCAAGTGAGGTAGATTCTGAAGATACGTGCACGAAACTTCGATGCGTAGAAACAGAGAGTCCCTGTATCATCATGTATCCAGAGCCAAACATGCTTCCAGACCGGTGCAAGGCTGTGAGTGTTCTTCCAATATGTGTACCCGAGTCAAAGAACTTAAGACCACCAAcagaaactgaagaagaagaagatgatgaaagagTAAAGGAAATCAGTAGTGTCTCTATCCAATCAGCGGAAAAAAGTGAACCCATCAGAGTCTCTCCACACTGTGTTTTGTCACTTACTGACGAATCATTTCCTCATCAGTCTTCTAACCTCAGAAGAGACCCTACAGATCAAGATTTTGTCACTCCGTCTCCTGAAAAGCCTCTAGCTAGGAATCTTGAGAGAGATTCACAAACGGCAGGAGGCTTGGGGCTTACTAGAAGCCGAAGCTGCGGGGCAAGCTTTGTATCAAGCTCGTTCTTTTCTGTGTCTGAGATAGATGCTAACAGACCACCAGACTGGTATCAGAATGAAAGAGCTGAGAGCAACCTGAAATCGTACAACAACAAGAGGCCGCCATTGGCAAAGCATATTAGCCGGATGAGCATGCCAGCAACTTGGTTCGAGAAAGAGTTCAACCCCACCCGAAGAATGCCAGCTGCTTTAGATGGTGTTAATAAGAGAAAGTCATCACTGAATGGATCACAAGTTTCTCCCTCTAAATCTCATGTGTATGCACGCCAGACAAGTGGTGGAACTTTACTCAGCCAAGGCGAAGGTGAAGAGACTATTCCTCTGAGGGACAAGCGAATCATTCATCTATCG ATGGAGGAGATAGAGCAAAAGTTCTTGGCTCTAAGATCGTCAAAAAGTTTCAAGGACGCTGCGGTTGACCCCATACAAGATTATTTAACCATGCCATTGGACTGGCCGTTGGAGTTCAAGAGACTCGAGATGGAGATAATAGAGCTATGGCATGCTTGCAACGTTTCCTTGTCACACAGAAGTtacttcttccttctcttcagaGGAGATCAGAAAGATTGCTTGTACATGGAGGTCGAACTCCGCAGGCTAAAGTACATCAGAGAAACCTTTACCCACAATAGCAAGGCTATTGAAAATGGACGCACCCTTACATCAATGTCCAG CCTGAGGGCGTTGAACAGGGAGAGGTACAAGCTGAGTCAGCTGATGCAGAAGAAACTGacgaaagaagagagagagaacgtgTTCTTGAGATGGGGCATTGGGCTGAACACAAAGCACAGGCGTCTCCAATTGGCACATCGTCTCTGGTCAGAGAGCAAAGACATGGATCATGTCCGAGAGAGCGCCTCCGTTGTGGGAAAGCTCATGGGGTTCGTGGACATGGATTTGGCGTCCAAGGAAATGTTTGGCCTCAACTTCTCACTTAGACCCCGTCCTAAGAAATCTAGCCTTTGGAAACGCAGTGTTTTGTCGCTCTCtaatttgtaa
- the LOC104791352 gene encoding GDP-mannose 4,6 dehydratase 2-like, whose translation MASENNGFSSEAVTAVEMPPSQPRKVALITGITGQDGSYLTEFLLKKGYEVHGLIRRSSNFNTQRINHIYIDPHNVDKALMKLHYADLTDASSLRRWLDVIKPDEVYNLAAQSHVAVSFEIPDYTADVVATGALRLLEAVRSYTIDSGRTIKYYQAGSSEMFGSTPPPQSETTPFHPRSPYAVSKCAAHWYTVNYREAYGLFACNGILFNHESPRRGENFVTRKITRALGRIKVGLQRKLFLGNLQAARDWGFAGDYVEAMWLMLQQEKPDDYVVATEEAHTVEEFLEVSFGYLGLNWRDHVEIDQRYFRPAEVDNLKGDASKAKEVLGWTPQVGFEKLVKMMVDEDLELAKREKVLADAGYMDAQQQP comes from the coding sequence atgGCGTCAGAAAACAACGGATTCAGTTCCGAAGCCGTCACCGCCGTTGAAATGCCGCCGTCTCAGCCGAGGAAGGTAGCTCTGATCACCGGAATCACCGGCCAAGACGGATCGTATCTGACGGAGTTCCTTCTCAAAAAAGGCTACGAAGTCCACGGGCTGATCCGTCGATCGTCCAATTTCAACACCCAGCGGATCAACCACATCTACATCGATCCACACAATGTCGACAAAGCTCTGATGAAGCTCCACTACGCTGATCTCACCGACGCTTCGTCCCTTCGCCGTTGGCTCGATGTGATCAAGCCTGACGAGGTCTACAACCTAGCTGCTCAATCTCACGTCGCTGTCTCCTTCGAGATCCCTGATTACACGGCCGATGTAGTCGCCACCGGTGCTCTCCGTCTCCTTGAAGCCGTCAGATCTTACACCATCGACAGTGGCCGGACCATCAAGTACTACCAAGCCGGATCTTCGGAGATGTTCGGGTCAACTCCACCTCCACAATCTGAGACGACGCCGTTTCATCCCAGATCTCCTTACGCGGTTTCCAAATGCGCTGCTCATTGGTACACTGTGAATTACCGGGAAGCGTACGGTCTCTTCGCCTGTAACGGAATCTTGTTCAATCACGAGTCACCGCGCCGTGGTGAGAACTTCGTGACCAGGAAGATCACAAGAGCCTTGGGAAGGATCAAGGTTGGTCTGCAGAGGAAGCTCTTCCTTGGGAATTTGCAGGCGGCAAGGGACTGGGGATTCGCAGGGGACTATGTGGAGGCAATGTGGTTGATGCTGCAGCAAGAGAAGCCAGACGATTACGTTGTTGCAACAGAGGAAGCACACACAGTGGAAGAGTTTCTTGAGGTGTCATTTGGGTACTTGGGACTCAATTGGAGAGACCATGTTGAGATTGACCAGAGGTACTTTAGGCCAGCTGAAGTAGATAACCTCAAAGGAGATGCTAGCAAGGCAAAGGAAGTCTTGGGGTGGACACCACAAGTAGGGTTTGAGAAGCTTGTGAAGATGATGGTTGATGAAGATCTTGAGCTTGCTAAGCGGGAGAAAGTGCTTGCTGATGCTGGTTACATGGATGCTCAGCAGCAACCttga